One Tolypothrix bouteillei VB521301 DNA window includes the following coding sequences:
- a CDS encoding TolC family protein → MMSVCRYIVAVGVNCAIALSHVGLGAAQVPQHLNPSPNPLQFPTLPQEVKIQHTQPITLQQALELARRNNLQLQEVSIQVERSQAALQELQALESPTVNLSTALSLSESVMSQLSIEQPVNPAYSQLQSNLNNVQTTHAAVNQAKESLRVARLRFQTGVGTQTEVIEAENDLTRAQANLAQAVLSYNRALAQLRRAVTSRGAGYQK, encoded by the coding sequence ATGATGTCAGTTTGTCGCTATATAGTAGCTGTAGGTGTGAATTGTGCGATCGCATTGAGCCATGTTGGGCTTGGTGCAGCGCAGGTACCACAACACCTCAATCCCAGTCCCAATCCCCTGCAATTTCCTACTCTACCGCAAGAAGTCAAGATTCAACACACTCAGCCAATAACTCTGCAGCAAGCTTTAGAACTGGCACGACGTAACAATCTTCAATTACAGGAGGTGTCAATTCAAGTAGAACGCAGTCAAGCTGCCTTACAGGAACTGCAAGCTCTTGAGTCTCCAACTGTTAATCTAAGTACTGCCTTGAGTCTGTCTGAGTCTGTGATGAGCCAGCTTTCCATAGAGCAACCCGTAAACCCAGCATATTCGCAATTGCAATCTAATTTGAACAACGTTCAAACTACTCATGCTGCCGTTAACCAAGCAAAGGAAAGCTTACGTGTTGCACGTTTGCGTTTCCAAACAGGTGTTGGCACTCAAACTGAAGTGATTGAAGCAGAAAATGATTTGACCCGAGCACAAGCTAATTTAGCGCAAGCTGTCTTGAGTTACAATCGTGCTTTAGCTCAGTTACGACGTGCTGTTACCTCTAGAGGAGCAGGCTATCAAAAATAG
- a CDS encoding nucleotidyltransferase domain-containing protein, translating into MKDRMPIPEPQRSFLEKMLVKLQTDERLLGVAIAGSYLRGEMDEYSDLDLILVVNDGHYQNLFQQRQIFASQLGSLLAAFTGEHVGEPRVLICLYDNPLVHVDLKFLLLQAFTTDLIEDPVVLWEQENLLTTAIANNPCHYPPIDLQWIEDRFWVWVHYCAARLGRGELFEALDFLAFLRAQVLAPLAKVEAGRLPRGVRNLEKEIPQRLGDFYQTIAAQHNQHEIAQALQNSIHFYRRLRDALKSPTLVVRSQAEVASTEYLQKVIENF; encoded by the coding sequence ATGAAAGATCGTATGCCAATTCCTGAACCACAGCGTTCTTTTTTAGAAAAGATGCTTGTGAAGTTGCAGACTGATGAACGCTTGTTAGGTGTGGCAATTGCTGGTTCTTATTTAAGAGGAGAAATGGATGAGTACTCTGACTTAGATTTAATTCTTGTTGTCAATGATGGTCATTACCAAAATCTTTTCCAACAGCGCCAAATTTTTGCCAGTCAACTTGGTTCATTGTTAGCAGCTTTTACTGGCGAACACGTCGGTGAACCGAGAGTGTTAATTTGTCTTTACGACAATCCTTTAGTACACGTTGATTTAAAGTTTTTACTTCTACAAGCTTTTACAACAGACCTAATAGAAGATCCGGTGGTTTTGTGGGAGCAAGAAAATTTACTGACAACAGCTATTGCCAACAACCCATGTCACTATCCACCGATTGATTTGCAATGGATTGAAGACCGCTTTTGGGTATGGGTACACTACTGCGCTGCTAGATTAGGTAGAGGTGAGCTCTTTGAAGCCCTTGATTTTTTAGCGTTTCTCCGGGCACAGGTTTTAGCTCCATTGGCTAAAGTTGAAGCAGGGCGACTACCGCGTGGAGTTAGAAATCTAGAGAAAGAAATTCCCCAAAGGCTTGGAGATTTTTACCAGACTATTGCTGCTCAACACAATCAGCATGAAATTGCCCAAGCACTACAAAACAGTATTCACTTTTATCGCCGATTGCGAGATGCGTTAAAGTCCCCGACTTTGGTAGTGCGATCGCAAGCGGAAGTTGCCTCCACCGAATATCTACAAAAAGTTATTGAGAATTTTTGA
- a CDS encoding nucleotidyltransferase domain-containing protein — MNRQLPQFIHPIVERLQSIHGIAAIALGGSRARGNHTQKSDVDLGIYYLPDNPLDVAALNHLASKIDDDRRANLITPIGGWGKWINGGGWLRIEGVPVDFLYRDVIQVNRVIDDCHAGQIAIDYQPGHPHGFVSSIYMGEVAHCLPLYDPNGVLAALKAKTTPYPTQLQQAIVNMFAWEISFSLFVAQKAVARGDVAYAAGCCFRSVACMNQVLFALNGEYLLNEKGAVAIANNFALCPQNYQPRIESVFAKLASDAKSLGDAISILERIERDLSQWYGDRRLVI, encoded by the coding sequence ATGAATCGGCAATTGCCTCAGTTTATCCACCCCATTGTCGAGCGTTTGCAGTCAATTCATGGAATTGCAGCGATCGCTCTAGGTGGTTCGAGAGCACGAGGCAACCACACACAGAAGTCAGATGTGGATTTGGGAATTTATTACCTGCCAGACAATCCCCTTGATGTGGCTGCTCTAAATCACTTGGCCTCTAAAATTGATGACGATCGCCGCGCCAATCTCATCACTCCAATTGGTGGGTGGGGGAAATGGATTAATGGTGGCGGTTGGCTGCGGATAGAAGGTGTCCCTGTAGATTTTCTCTATCGTGATGTAATTCAGGTTAATCGTGTCATTGATGATTGCCACGCCGGACAGATCGCGATTGATTACCAACCAGGGCATCCTCATGGCTTTGTATCCTCTATTTATATGGGTGAAGTTGCTCATTGTCTGCCACTTTACGACCCGAATGGTGTTTTAGCCGCTTTAAAGGCTAAGACAACTCCCTATCCAACTCAGCTTCAACAAGCAATTGTTAATATGTTTGCCTGGGAAATAAGCTTTTCTTTGTTCGTTGCTCAAAAAGCAGTTGCCAGAGGTGATGTTGCCTATGCAGCAGGTTGTTGTTTCCGCAGTGTCGCTTGCATGAATCAGGTATTATTTGCACTTAATGGAGAGTACTTACTGAATGAGAAAGGCGCGGTGGCAATTGCTAACAACTTCGCACTATGCCCGCAGAACTATCAACCACGCATTGAGTCAGTATTTGCTAAATTAGCAAGTGATGCAAAATCGCTCGGAGATGCGATCTCCATTCTTGAAAGAATTGAGCGAGATTTAAGTCAATGGTATGGCGATCGTCGGTTAGTCATTTAG
- a CDS encoding pentapeptide repeat-containing protein, with translation MDFKELLQRYAALKRNFTRVDLHERNFSGVDLQGIQVGETDLSGINLSHANLAQSTWWEIILADANLARADLSGASFQWSNLSGANLAQANLTGASFVGTDLTDANFIGANLSQVEWEDVLLCNTTMPDGRIENDPIRVIALDEFLSRRERGEQRFVGIVLRGVDLSGVDLRGVDLHYAKLTNINLSRANLNSADLDGASLSGANLREADLTNASLRGVDLRGADLRGTNLLTADLEKAILIGVNLTGANLSYTNLDGLDLTGANLTNCVGITSIPPDVVTLCNTIMPDGSIRDEEGWGY, from the coding sequence ATGGATTTTAAAGAGTTGTTGCAGCGTTATGCTGCTCTTAAGAGAAATTTTACTAGGGTTGATTTGCATGAGAGAAATTTTAGTGGGGTTGATTTGCAAGGAATCCAAGTGGGGGAGACTGACTTGAGCGGGATTAATCTGAGTCATGCCAACCTCGCTCAAAGTACTTGGTGGGAAATAATTCTTGCTGATGCTAACTTGGCAAGAGCCGATTTGAGCGGAGCTAGTTTTCAATGGTCTAACTTGAGCGGAGCCAACCTCGCCCAAGCCAATCTCACTGGAGCCAGTTTCGTTGGAACTGACCTGACGGATGCAAATTTCATTGGTGCTAACTTGAGTCAAGTCGAATGGGAAGATGTGCTGTTGTGTAACACGACTATGCCAGATGGGAGAATTGAAAATGACCCAATTCGGGTAATTGCTCTTGATGAATTTCTTAGCCGTCGGGAGCGAGGGGAGCAAAGATTTGTTGGCATTGTTTTGCGTGGTGTTGATTTGAGTGGTGTTGATTTGAGGGGCGTTGACCTCCACTACGCCAAACTGACTAATATCAATTTGAGTCGAGCCAATCTCAATAGCGCCGATTTGGACGGTGCTTCTTTGAGCGGAGCAAACTTGAGGGAAGCTGATTTGACTAACGCTTCTTTGAGGGGTGTTGATTTGAGGGGTGCTGATTTGAGGGGTACCAACCTTTTGACTGCTGATTTGGAAAAAGCCATTTTGATTGGCGTTAATTTGACTGGAGCTAATCTCTCGTACACCAATTTGGACGGGCTTGACTTGACTGGAGCTAACTTGACTAATTGCGTGGGAATTACGTCTATACCACCCGATGTGGTTACTCTTTGCAATACTATCATGCCTGATGGAAGTATTAGAGATGAAGAGGGCTGGGGATACTGA
- a CDS encoding SDR family NAD(P)-dependent oxidoreductase: MTMKSTDGSPILVTGAAGDIGAIGRHLTAMLLAKGHKVRALVRREDERADALRQLGAEVVQGDLTDLASMHRAIEGCTRIYFGMSISAAYLEATVNVAAVARHHGVQAFVNMSQMTVTQMSITETTPSPQHKLHWLAEQVLAWSGLPIVTVRPTVFLEGFFLRLAAAGVRDSDELALPLGNSKTSPISAVDVARAVAAILDDPVEHIGHVYNLTGFESVDLDHYARAFSEALGRTIRYRNVPLSAWTDRLLEFGVPTHLVNHLVVMASLHAQGRYDRMTDDLFKLTDTPPTSMYDFVKLHAADFTRNEATA, from the coding sequence ATGACGATGAAATCCACAGATGGCAGCCCGATCCTCGTAACTGGAGCAGCCGGCGATATCGGTGCTATCGGCCGCCACCTCACTGCAATGTTGCTTGCCAAGGGACATAAAGTGCGTGCTTTGGTCCGGCGGGAGGATGAACGCGCTGACGCCCTGCGCCAGCTCGGTGCCGAGGTCGTACAGGGCGACCTGACGGATCTCGCCTCAATGCACCGAGCGATCGAAGGTTGTACGCGCATTTATTTCGGAATGTCAATCTCGGCGGCTTATCTCGAAGCCACGGTTAACGTCGCTGCGGTGGCACGCCACCATGGTGTCCAGGCTTTCGTGAACATGTCGCAGATGACAGTAACGCAGATGAGCATCACCGAGACTACCCCGAGCCCGCAGCACAAGCTGCACTGGCTTGCAGAACAAGTATTGGCGTGGTCCGGACTGCCGATCGTCACGGTGCGACCGACGGTCTTCCTCGAGGGCTTCTTCCTGCGTCTCGCCGCTGCTGGCGTCCGTGACAGCGACGAACTGGCGCTGCCGCTGGGTAACAGTAAGACCTCGCCTATCTCGGCTGTTGATGTGGCGCGTGCCGTTGCCGCAATCCTCGACGACCCTGTAGAGCACATTGGTCATGTTTACAATCTGACCGGATTTGAGTCGGTCGATCTGGACCACTACGCACGCGCCTTTTCCGAAGCACTCGGCCGAACTATCCGCTATCGTAACGTGCCACTCTCCGCGTGGACCGATAGACTTCTTGAATTTGGGGTGCCAACTCACCTTGTCAACCACCTCGTGGTGATGGCCTCTCTTCACGCACAGGGGCGGTATGACCGCATGACGGATGACCTGTTCAAGCTCACCGACACTCCTCCGACAAGTATGTACGACTTCGTGAAATTGCACGCCGCTGACTTCACGCGCAATGAAGCTACGGCTTGA
- the katG gene encoding catalase/peroxidase HPI has protein sequence MSSESGCPFTGGSQKLTARHVTSNRDWWPNSLNLSILHQHSPQANPMGEAFNYAEEFKSLDLDAVRKDIFDLMTTSQDWWPADYGHYGPLFIRMAWHSAGTYRIGDGRGGAGSGSQRFEPLNSWPDNANLDKARMLLWPIKQKYGKKLSWADLMIFAGNCSLESMGFKTIGFAGGREDVWEPEEDIYWGSEKVWLGDERYSDDRVLMNPLAAVQMGLIYVNPEGPNGEPDPVGSGRDIRETFGRMAMNDEETVALVAGGHTFGKCHGAGEASHVGSEPAGATIVEQGLGWKSKFNTGVGVDAITSGIEGAWTPTPTQWDNSYFDTLFKYDWDLTKSPAGAWQWKPKDGAGTDTVPDAHDPSKRHAPMMTTADMAMRMDPIYEPISRRYYENPDEFANAFARAWFKLTHRDMGPRSRYLGSEVPTEEFLWQDPIPPVTHELIDEQDIAALKSKILASGLSVSQLVSTAWASASTFRGSDMRGGANGARIRLAPQKDWEVNQPTQLAKVLQTLEAIQEEFNSSQSGGKRVSLADSIVLGGCAGVEQAAKNAGHDVKVPFKPGRTDASQEKTDVESFAPLEPKADGFRNYFSGKHSESPEELLIDRAQLLTLSAPELTVLVGGLRVLGANFEASKHGVFTDRPETLTNDFFVNLLDLNTAWKALSEAEDVFEGRDRKTGKLKWSGTRVDLIFGSNSQLRALAEVYGCRDSQQKFVHDFVAAWDKVMNLDRFDLR, from the coding sequence ATGAGCAGCGAAAGCGGATGCCCGTTTACGGGCGGAAGTCAGAAACTTACAGCCCGTCATGTGACGTCGAACCGAGATTGGTGGCCGAATTCTTTGAATCTGAGCATCCTCCACCAGCACTCACCACAAGCCAATCCCATGGGTGAAGCGTTCAACTACGCTGAGGAGTTCAAGAGTCTCGACTTAGATGCCGTGAGGAAAGATATCTTCGACCTAATGACCACCTCTCAGGACTGGTGGCCAGCTGACTACGGTCATTATGGACCGCTGTTCATCCGGATGGCTTGGCACAGTGCAGGCACATACCGTATTGGCGACGGTCGCGGCGGTGCTGGCTCGGGTAGCCAGCGGTTTGAGCCCCTCAACAGTTGGCCTGACAATGCCAACCTTGATAAAGCACGCATGTTACTTTGGCCAATCAAGCAGAAATATGGCAAGAAACTCTCGTGGGCCGACCTCATGATCTTTGCTGGTAACTGCTCGCTTGAGTCAATGGGCTTCAAGACGATCGGCTTTGCCGGGGGGCGAGAGGATGTCTGGGAGCCAGAGGAAGACATCTACTGGGGCTCTGAGAAAGTCTGGCTCGGCGACGAGCGTTACAGCGACGACCGGGTGCTTATGAATCCCCTCGCCGCCGTTCAGATGGGCTTGATCTACGTGAACCCAGAAGGGCCAAACGGCGAGCCCGATCCGGTTGGCTCGGGGCGCGACATCCGCGAGACCTTTGGTCGGATGGCGATGAACGATGAAGAAACAGTTGCGCTCGTTGCTGGCGGACATACCTTTGGCAAATGTCATGGTGCGGGCGAAGCGTCGCACGTAGGTTCTGAGCCTGCGGGTGCCACTATCGTGGAGCAGGGCCTCGGCTGGAAGAGCAAATTTAACACGGGTGTCGGCGTCGATGCAATCACCAGTGGTATCGAAGGTGCATGGACTCCCACTCCGACACAGTGGGACAACAGCTATTTCGACACTCTGTTCAAATATGATTGGGATCTGACAAAGAGCCCCGCAGGCGCGTGGCAATGGAAGCCCAAAGACGGCGCTGGCACAGATACGGTGCCTGACGCGCACGATCCGTCGAAGCGACACGCACCTATGATGACCACGGCGGACATGGCTATGAGGATGGACCCCATCTACGAGCCGATTTCGCGGCGTTACTATGAGAACCCGGATGAATTCGCCAACGCCTTCGCCCGCGCCTGGTTCAAGCTGACGCATCGCGACATGGGTCCGCGATCGCGCTATCTTGGTTCGGAGGTTCCAACAGAAGAGTTCTTGTGGCAAGATCCCATCCCTCCAGTCACGCATGAATTGATTGACGAGCAAGACATTGCTGCTCTCAAAAGCAAGATTCTTGCCTCGGGACTGTCTGTCTCCCAACTCGTTTCGACCGCCTGGGCATCGGCGTCAACGTTCCGTGGGTCCGATATGCGCGGTGGAGCGAACGGAGCACGAATTCGTCTTGCGCCTCAGAAGGATTGGGAAGTCAATCAGCCAACCCAATTGGCAAAGGTGCTGCAAACCCTGGAGGCGATCCAAGAGGAGTTCAACAGCTCGCAGTCCGGAGGGAAGCGGGTTTCGCTCGCTGACTCGATCGTTTTGGGCGGATGTGCTGGCGTTGAGCAAGCGGCGAAGAACGCCGGACATGATGTTAAGGTTCCTTTCAAGCCCGGACGTACAGATGCGTCACAGGAGAAAACTGATGTGGAATCCTTTGCTCCACTTGAGCCAAAGGCGGACGGGTTCCGCAATTACTTCAGCGGCAAACACAGCGAATCGCCTGAGGAGTTGCTGATCGATCGGGCACAATTGCTAACCCTGTCAGCCCCCGAACTGACGGTTCTCGTGGGCGGCTTGCGCGTCCTAGGTGCGAACTTTGAAGCGTCCAAACATGGCGTTTTCACCGATCGACCGGAGACGTTAACCAACGACTTCTTCGTGAACCTGCTCGACCTGAACACGGCGTGGAAGGCGCTCTCGGAGGCGGAAGATGTGTTCGAGGGGCGCGATCGCAAAACTGGCAAACTCAAGTGGAGCGGTACCCGTGTTGACCTCATCTTCGGCTCGAACTCTCAGCTACGCGCCCTTGCGGAAGTTTACGGATGTAGAGATTCGCAGCAAAAATTTGTGCATGACTTTGTGGCGGCTTGGGATAAGGTGATGAACCTCGATCGCTTTGACCTCAGATAG
- a CDS encoding class I SAM-dependent methyltransferase has product MVANRPTYDPTLFQGAAWYYARYRSKYPQDLFDLLAQRFQLNGSGRLLDLGCGAGLIAIPFASRFEEVVAVDPDADMLAEARVEAEAAKVNHIRWIHARAESITADWGNFRLVTMGRSFHWMQRELVLEKLHPLLEEGGGIVIVKTNEDPWNSSYPWKQAAIASVKRWLGEERRTGQGGQGLWKPLAVTHEEVLAKSGFSKQENLTVTFERTWTIDSYLGYLYSTAFALPSFFGENRAPFEADLRNSLLSVEPSGTFSEQLSATALIAWK; this is encoded by the coding sequence ATGGTTGCAAACAGACCTACCTACGACCCAACTTTGTTTCAAGGTGCTGCTTGGTATTATGCTCGCTATCGCTCAAAGTACCCGCAAGATTTATTTGATTTGCTTGCACAGCGCTTTCAATTAAATGGTAGCGGACGACTTCTCGATCTTGGTTGTGGAGCAGGATTGATTGCTATTCCCTTTGCCTCGCGCTTTGAAGAAGTGGTAGCAGTCGATCCTGATGCCGATATGCTAGCAGAAGCACGAGTAGAAGCAGAAGCAGCAAAAGTTAATCATATTCGTTGGATTCACGCACGTGCTGAATCAATTACTGCAGATTGGGGAAATTTTCGCTTGGTAACGATGGGGCGCTCTTTTCATTGGATGCAACGAGAACTGGTTCTTGAAAAGCTTCATCCGCTCCTTGAAGAGGGTGGGGGTATTGTTATCGTAAAAACAAATGAAGACCCTTGGAACAGTTCTTATCCATGGAAGCAAGCAGCGATCGCATCAGTCAAACGCTGGCTTGGAGAAGAACGGCGTACAGGTCAGGGAGGACAAGGTTTGTGGAAACCTTTAGCAGTTACTCATGAAGAAGTTTTGGCAAAATCGGGATTTTCAAAGCAAGAAAACCTAACAGTTACTTTTGAAAGAACTTGGACAATTGATTCATACTTGGGTTATCTTTACTCAACCGCCTTTGCCTTACCCTCCTTTTTTGGCGAAAATCGCGCTCCCTTTGAAGCAGACTTGAGAAATTCATTACTGAGTGTGGAACCTTCTGGAACTTTTAGCGAACAACTTTCCGCCACTGCTTTAATAGCTTGGAAGTAA
- a CDS encoding isopenicillin N synthase family dioxygenase, which translates to MQQSVDQEFSQVSIVDISALVSGSGDKYTVVDRIGQACRECGFFYIIGHGVDEGLQQRLEDLSRQFFERDLETKLEIGMNVGGRAWRGYFPVGGELTSGKPDLKEGIYFGAELEDNHPLVKASTPMHGRNLFPSSVPQLRETVLEYMEAMTKLGHKLMAGIALSLELEESYFSDRYTKDPLILFRIFNYPPNSSLSEKKRQWGVGEHTDYGVLTILKQDNAGGLQVKSKSGWVDAPPIPNSFVCNIGDMLDRMTRGLYRSTPHRVLNLSGRDRLSFPFFFDPNFNVEVQPIELKGVMASDDQNERWDRASVHAFRGTYGDYLLSKVSKVFPELRQTVL; encoded by the coding sequence ATGCAGCAATCAGTAGACCAAGAATTTTCCCAAGTTTCGATCGTTGATATCAGTGCGCTAGTTTCTGGATCTGGTGACAAATACACGGTAGTCGATCGGATCGGACAAGCATGCCGTGAGTGTGGTTTCTTCTACATCATCGGGCACGGAGTGGATGAAGGACTACAGCAACGTCTGGAAGACTTAAGCAGACAGTTCTTTGAACGGGATCTGGAAACTAAACTAGAGATTGGCATGAATGTTGGTGGTAGAGCATGGCGGGGATATTTCCCTGTAGGAGGCGAATTGACATCAGGTAAGCCAGACTTGAAGGAAGGTATATATTTTGGTGCAGAACTTGAGGATAACCATCCACTTGTCAAAGCTAGTACCCCAATGCACGGTCGCAACCTTTTTCCATCAAGTGTTCCGCAATTGCGGGAGACGGTGCTTGAGTATATGGAAGCAATGACCAAACTAGGGCATAAGTTGATGGCTGGTATTGCTCTTAGCCTTGAATTAGAAGAATCCTACTTTAGCGATCGCTATACAAAAGACCCACTGATATTATTTCGTATTTTTAACTATCCTCCCAATTCGTCACTCTCTGAGAAGAAACGTCAGTGGGGTGTGGGGGAACACACTGATTATGGTGTTTTAACTATACTCAAGCAGGATAATGCAGGTGGATTGCAAGTTAAGTCGAAGTCTGGCTGGGTAGATGCGCCGCCTATCCCTAACTCATTTGTATGCAACATTGGAGATATGCTCGATCGCATGACGCGAGGGCTGTATCGTTCGACACCCCATCGCGTCTTGAATTTGTCGGGACGCGATCGTCTGTCGTTCCCATTCTTCTTTGACCCTAATTTTAATGTAGAAGTCCAGCCAATTGAACTCAAAGGAGTGATGGCGAGCGACGATCAAAACGAACGTTGGGATAGGGCTAGCGTTCATGCCTTTCGTGGAACTTATGGCGATTATTTGTTAAGTAAGGTGTCTAAAGTGTTTCCGGAGTTACGCCAAACAGTGCTGTAA